Within the Drosophila melanogaster chromosome 3R genome, the region CACAAATCATATGATATAATATTACAGGTGTTCAAGGTAAAGCTTCCAATCCAATGGGGAACCAGGAAAGGACTCTTTAGGAGACAAACACTTGGTGTTGGTTTTAGATTGATGTCTGCACGTACTACATAGGCTGTCCGATATTCTCAGAcgtaaaagtttaaaaatagaaaCAGTTTGTTTTCCCATTCAACTCATCGCATTGTCAGATGAGATTCGTAATTGCCCTGCGATTTGACTGTCTCCGGATTGCTAACATTCTGCTCCGAGATGGCACCTCTCGAGTCGAGTATTTATTTACCTTCGGCATTACGTGCCCGGCCGCATAGTGTATATGGCACCCATGCCCGATCTGATAGCACCTGCAATCGCAGCCGGACTCGCATTCTTCCGGGCGGAGGTGCTGACTTTGTAATTATTCTGTTGCGCAGTTTGTTGCGTCCAAATCTTTAATACtcgcttatttattttgctttgcaCCCCGGCATTAACGAATACAACAAACATGAACCGCACACATCGGAGCACATATAGAAATTTGTTCGTAATTTTATCTTTCAGCCAATCCGGCTGAGTCATCATCAACCCCACACTGTGcagtaaattattttgtgtTCCTGGATGTGCAGTTGTAGCTAATAAGTGCAACATATGAACTAATTCAGATAACTTCCCACCCGATAGTTATgatattttctttttacttGGATACACAAATAAAAGCCTTCATTTTTCTATGTTACTGTTGCAAATCGATTTTGTCAGGTGCAGTATTTTCTACCTTCTTATCGCCCGAAGTGGGTGGGTGGTCCGTTCGGCCGGGAGGTCCGGAGCGTTTTGCCTACGTGCCGGGAATACGCAAGCGTATCGTTCAAATCGTGTTATCAGAGTTTAGCGAATGCCTTAGCTCCGAGATTTCAATCTGCGGCGGGATGTGTTGTTCTTTATCAAACAATTAGCGCAGTCGGACCGACGTGATCTCATTTCCAGGGGCTTGCAAAATTCCGTCATTGTTTAGAAATGTGCTAAAATACATGTGTCAAGCAACTTGCtgggaaaaacaaacaatacgGTTGCGCAAAACTCGATGAACAGAAAAAGTCGAAAAAACCGCATCTTGTCGCCACCGAATTCCAATTTGAATCAGCAATATTGATAGGAAAAGTCAATATGGAATCAATCCATTCGCGGATAGTTTGCTCTGCTACTTTTTGATTTGCCTAAGATTCAGCCAGAATGCATTCACCTTAGCGTTGCTCACctcattttttttcatttccgAACTTGAATGTCTAAATGTAGTTTTGAAAGCAGAGAAAGTGCTTTCCagtttaaatcaaataaagttTATTTAGATCGAATATCTTGCGATGTGAACTATGCAACCATTGGAAACATTAGAAATATAAAACTATTGCAATGgtatttagtttaaaaatattcgtAAATTTCCTAGGGATTTCCTTAAAGGTTCCCCTTTTCTATTTATGTTATCCACTTCCAATTGGGTGTAAACCCATGTCTGTGGTCTCCTTCAGCTGTGTGATGGATTCCCAGTGATGGATCTCGAACCCAGTGCGAGCCCGAGCGAGCTACGTAGGCAGACGCACGTCACCAAGGTCGACTGCCACTCAGTGCGTGTGCGTCGCCACGCCCCTCTCCCAGGTGCTTCTCCGCCCACCAAAAGGGCTGCGAGTTGGTGTGGTACACGTGCCGCAGTCGCCGTTGTCGCACGTAATACATCACAGACAAAAAGGGCGCCAATCGATCATTACAATGTACACGAAAACGTGTTTGCACTAAAAGAAATCAGTTCAGTTTAGTGGCCATTTTGCTTCGAAACTGGGTTGTGTGggacttattattattgttagccCAAGGGTATtaccaaataataaataatgtatAGACAGGACAGAAGATAGAATAATCTTTATTCCTATTCCATAAGATacttttgatatttttcgTTACCAATTTTATgactgatttatttattatatatatatattatattattatatatattatatatcttGGTTACAGAATGTTGGGCAGATTTCTGggatatttctttattttaatgGCGCTTTAAAAGGTCTCCCCGATTTCTCTGCGTGCACGTTGTTTGGCGGCGACTTTGAACTGGGCCGTTGACCCAATTCTTTGGTTCGCACATTCGCCTAGCTTCCGCGTGCTTCCGCCGTTCTGTGCCTCATCTTCGTTAGTGTTTCTTAAGCATTTTTAGCAGATATTTGtatcaaacattttaaatatctACATTATCGCTGACCTTCTCACACTCCCTTCGCTGGCGACCATCTCTTTCTGACTCACTTGGCTCTCGCATTAACGCCTGTGCGTGTGGCTTCTTTGCGTTTGTATGGGTCGCTCGCATGTGCGTGTGCCAATTGCGCATTGGTGTGTGTGCTGGGCTACGTGACGATTGTTGCGCTTGTCTTTCTGCCTTACTGTTTGCCTCCGCTTTTCCCCGCTTTTACGTTTGCAATTGGTTTGGCTTGGCAGAGAGTGTTTAAACTCTCTTGAAGGGCAAGCGGAACGAGTAGCTTCCTCCCGCTTTCTGGAACCTTGCGGGGTATCCGATCCCATAAATTGCACGTTCAGTTCGGTTTTTCGCTATCTGCAGCTGCCTTTTACCTTTTACCAATATGTAcgtatttttcattatttgctCTCACCTACCAAGGTGCTGCTTATCGCCTTAAGCGGCTGCTTCTCCTTCGATTATTTAGCTGCTTCCCAGGCCCCCAACTTTCTGATTTACTCGTAGTTTCATGGACGCTCTGAGATAGTGATGAACGGATTTGGGAGGCGGACAGAAAATAGCTAGAAAAATTTGGTTACAGCAAACGAACTACAATTTGTAGTCCAAACTAAACCTTTTCTACGATCTTGATGTTATCGTATTAAACGATTGTATTCCGAATCCGGGATAGACGTACAGTTCACCTTAGCCAATTTTGAACTGGGGTTTAAATGCCTCAAGTATTGCTCGTAGATGtccatttaatttataaacgTTAACACATGTTCGACTAACACACCAGAATTCGAGCACTCATAATCTagtttttggccataaaatagCTAGATTGTTTTCACCTGCTCTTAAAACGCTCTGCCTCTCTCTCCTTCGTAACCAACGGTAAAGAGCGAGAGCGACCTGCTCAGCTGCCGCATTCGGAAAACGAACGGCGACGAGTGCGGTTCGGTTCAGCTGCTTCACATTTCACTTAAATTAGTTAACCGAAGCTGAGTAATACACAAACGTGACTAACTGTGCATAAACAAAgtcaaatcaaaacaaacatctgCCAGTGAAACAAAGCGAAAAGTGAAATATATAGGCAGCCGGCCCCAACAAATGCAAACTGCAATAATACGTACCTCCCCACCAACACATTTGCACCTATATACCATATAATATAACCGCCGGTGTACGTATAACTCGCACTCTTTCCCTCTAAAATTCGAGGCTCCCCTTCGCATAAAACTCGCTGCAAATTATAAACTCCCTTCAGTTGCACGTGAAATTCTGGAGGAGTCGTTTGAGAACCCGTCATCTCCCAAGAACAGTAATTAACCAATTCAGGGTATCTAAAAAAGGATCCTGAAACAATTCAAATGCCAAGAACTTAATTCACCCTTTCtctgcacaacaacaactaataaCTCTGTGGAGATACAAAGATAGGACTTCAGTCTTAAAGCTGTCTCAAGAGTAATAGAGTTCTTGTGATAACAGTGAGAAGCAAGCTGACTAATCAAGGCAAAATGATAACCTCCACGACCACGGACtacaaaaacttttttaaacactCGGCACATCCTGCCAATGCTGAGCAGTACTTTCGGGAACTTTTGGACAAGCGGtaatgatattttaattacTGAATTAAAGTTCCTAAGGAACAAATGTAAAATGAGGCTATAATTAAGGAAACCTCCTAAGGAGAGAATTAAGAGTGTCCACATGACAGTGAaggatataaatatttattgcccTTAGGTATCTAATCTAATTTCCCCGAATTAACTTTaagtttcaattttaaaaagaGTTTTTAAGCTAAGGGGCTTTTGAAAACGATGTTGCTATTACAATACAAATCTCATTCTACTTTTTAAAATTCCTTTAAACTTTTTCAACAATGAACATCATTTTAGGTGTTGGATTCGTTTTTTTAGAATAGTTGTTTCTCGGGCTGAGTATTAACTATTTTCTCTTCTGGATTTCACACCTCTTATAATCTGTTAATTATGGTTTGCATTAACTTGGGCTATGCGAATGTCAATAAAACCGGTTAACAGTTTTGGTTTGTGGTCGTCAATGTCGTCTTTCGTGTATCGTAATATTTAGACAGCCGCTGATTTTGAATTCGTATATTAATGTGTTGGCGGTAGCGAATTTGCTTTCCTGCGTTGCGTGCAGATAGTTCTCCCCATCCCATTCTGGGAATTCGATCAACAGCGTGGCACGTTTCagtaatatttgtatttttgcgACAACCATTTGACTTTATGACTTTGAATGGCGCATGTGAACTTGTGCGAAATGTTTCATCTctgtttcatatttttcgcAATGTGTTGCTTTGCGTTGCTTATCCGGAATTTCGCGATCATCTGGGCCAGTTGAGTTCTGGGTGGCCTACGTGACTGGGAACCACCGACATgtatgaaaatatttgttttatggGCGCATCATAAAAAAGTCGTAAAATTGTATGCATCGCAGTACCCGTTGCTCAAACGCCTGTAAAAAAGCTTAAGCGCAATCGAACTTTTGTGCTAAAAATAGCAAGGAAAAGCGTGAACATTAATTAGATGCAGGGGTTTCCCCAAGGTGACCTCACTCACATCGGTATCTCTAATTCAGTTACAGATTAACGGTCTTGAAAGGTCTATATACTTTTTCTCTTCGTCTCTCTACTAAAAGGGAACGTAATTAACATAAGATCTTTGTTTCCCTTCTGATTTTCCGCAGTGAGCGCCGCTATGAGGATCTGTGCCGTAACATCATCAGCGACATGAACCAGTATGGTCTGTCCGTGGTGGACGACTTCCTGGGGATGGAGACGGGCCTGAAGATCCTCAACGAGGTTCGAAGCATGTACAACGCAGGAGCCTTCCAGGATGGCCAAGTGGTGACCAACCAGACGCCCGATGCACCCGCGGTGCGCGGTGACAAGATCCGAGGCGATAAGATCAAGTGGGTTGGTGGCAATGAGCCGGGCTGCAGCAATGTCTGGTATCTGACCAATCAGGTGAGCAACGTACAAAAGAAATACTTTTATGGTCCCTAAACTACTTGCTTACTTAAGTTAAGAAGTATAATCTAATTTTACCTTTCAGATTGACTCTGTGGTGTATCGTGTTAACACGATGAAGGATAATGGCATCTTGGGCAACTACCACATCAGGGAGCGCACGAGGGTAAGCATATGCTGTGAAAATACCTTTGAGATTATGCTAAAATATGATTCCTTAATCTTAGGCAATGGTCGCTTGTTATCCGGGATCGGGAACTCACTACGTCATGCATGTGGACAATCCCCAAAAGGATGGCCGCGTTATAACGGCCATATACTACCTGAATATCAACTGGGATGCGCGGGAAAGTGGCGGCATTCTGCGGTAGGTGTAATAAATATACCTGTGATATGAAAATCAACCTAACTTTAATCAACAAACAGAATTCGGCCAACACCCGGAACCACAGTGGCGGATATTGAGCCCAAGTTTGATCGCCTGATATTCTTCTGGTCTGACATTCGGAATCCCCACGAAGTGCAGCCCGCTCACCGTACCCGCTATGCCATCACCGTCTGGTACTTCGATGCCAAGGAACGCGAGGAGGCCCTCATTAGGGCCAAGCTGGAAAACAGCAAGACGAACAATCTGGCAGCTCAAGCCCAAGCCCAACAGGCTGAACCAGACTCCACCACCACACCACCCGCAGCACCAGCTTCATCCGCATCC harbors:
- the Hph gene encoding HIF prolyl hydroxylase, isoform A, whose amino-acid sequence is MITSTTTDYKNFFKHSAHPANAEQYFRELLDKRERRYEDLCRNIISDMNQYGLSVVDDFLGMETGLKILNEVRSMYNAGAFQDGQVVTNQTPDAPAVRGDKIRGDKIKWVGGNEPGCSNVWYLTNQIDSVVYRVNTMKDNGILGNYHIRERTRAMVACYPGSGTHYVMHVDNPQKDGRVITAIYYLNINWDARESGGILRIRPTPGTTVADIEPKFDRLIFFWSDIRNPHEVQPAHRTRYAITVWYFDAKEREEALIRAKLENSKTNNLAAQAQAQQAEPDSTTTPPAAPASSASSLPVSMSTGTGALNANVSSNSCATSSEICT
- the Hph gene encoding HIF prolyl hydroxylase, isoform C; amino-acid sequence: MSRGRGKVRDSASHSGSHSASKSAMDPPRCSICGTQQQLLRCAKCKAVYYCSPAHQHLHWPDHRTECRLLTRQKLNSSNNNKQQQRQQIQQLQQAVASANLECSGAGANCSTAQMMTPAHQAQSWPAEVDNLLNLLGQPGSQEKAAAAETETGQRQQQHQHHHHNGEKSSSYQIGLADASFMGSGSERRYEDLCRNIISDMNQYGLSVVDDFLGMETGLKILNEVRSMYNAGAFQDGQVVTNQTPDAPAVRGDKIRGDKIKWVGGNEPGCSNVWYLTNQIDSVVYRVNTMKDNGILGNYHIRERTRAMVACYPGSGTHYVMHVDNPQKDGRVITAIYYLNINWDARESGGILRIRPTPGTTVADIEPKFDRLIFFWSDIRNPHEVQPAHRTRYAITVWYFDAKEREEALIRAKLENSKTNNLAAQAQAQQAEPDSTTTPPAAPASSASSLPVSMSTGTGALNANVSSNSCATSSEICT
- the Hph gene encoding HIF prolyl hydroxylase, isoform B codes for the protein MNQYGLSVVDDFLGMETGLKILNEVRSMYNAGAFQDGQVVTNQTPDAPAVRGDKIRGDKIKWVGGNEPGCSNVWYLTNQIDSVVYRVNTMKDNGILGNYHIRERTRAMVACYPGSGTHYVMHVDNPQKDGRVITAIYYLNINWDARESGGILRIRPTPGTTVADIEPKFDRLIFFWSDIRNPHEVQPAHRTRYAITVWYFDAKEREEALIRAKLENSKTNNLAAQAQAQQAEPDSTTTPPAAPASSASSLPVSMSTGTGALNANVSSNSCATSSEICT